The following are encoded in a window of Clostridia bacterium genomic DNA:
- the pheT gene encoding phenylalanine--tRNA ligase subunit beta, with translation MKTTLNWLRDYCDIDVSVEELCARLVNAGFEVEEVKYLGEGFSNVVVGKITKISKHPDADKLQICELDVGDEILQIVTGATNVQVGDVVPVAKHNSTLPCGKHITKGKLRGVESCGMLCGGEEMCINNSVYPNAEFDGIAQLNKDEQIGQDIVKVLGLDDYLLDISITPNRPDCGSIYGIAREIAVILNKPLKPIDVSFTPSIDKCACEYVDVKVQSPELCPNYTLSVVDNCIIEPSPMWLTRRLFALGLRSINNYVDITNYVLMELGQPMHAFDYADLTDHTIIVRRANEGEKIIPLDNKEYALTKECLVIADKNRAIGLAGIMGGANSGIKPTTARVAFESVVFSKENIRKNSKMLGIHSDSSARYEKGIDDFTSLLATNRALHLIEQLNCGKIVKGQVHIGNYSTKRKLTFNYDEFERILGIIIPQEAIIDILNRLNISTTIVNGVVDCLIPEYRQDVSLPCDIIEDVIRLYGYDKLTSTLLNGTNITFGGKTTDRVVADKIKNILIGLGFNETITYSFGGKQLFDKLSLTKNADLTKNIRIINPLGEEFSIMRSTLDANMLDIFSTNALKGNFDLSLFEYGKVYIPKSLPLEELPYEIKQLCFAVTANDGFYVVKDICLEILASLGVDIDKLVLKASKVEHLHPNISCEVYYDDILLAYCGQVHPTVLDNFDLKEVAIANLNITNILNFYSTAIKYRTISKFPAIDRDFALVVEEKVTAKEIIDIIKNSCKHCESVNVFDVYKGAQIEKGKKSVALSVKFRGEKTLQESDIEHEINKCLSILKDKVGATLR, from the coding sequence ATGAAAACAACGCTTAATTGGTTAAGAGATTACTGCGATATAGATGTTTCGGTAGAAGAACTTTGCGCTCGCCTTGTAAACGCAGGTTTTGAAGTCGAAGAAGTTAAATATTTAGGCGAAGGATTTAGTAATGTTGTAGTAGGTAAAATTACTAAAATTAGCAAGCACCCCGACGCCGATAAACTACAAATTTGCGAGTTAGACGTAGGGGACGAAATTCTTCAAATAGTAACTGGCGCAACTAACGTTCAAGTTGGCGACGTTGTTCCGGTTGCAAAACATAACTCGACTTTGCCTTGTGGCAAGCATATTACTAAGGGTAAACTTCGTGGAGTCGAATCTTGCGGTATGCTTTGTGGTGGGGAAGAAATGTGTATAAACAATTCTGTCTATCCTAACGCTGAGTTTGACGGCATAGCTCAACTAAATAAAGACGAGCAAATAGGTCAAGACATTGTAAAAGTCTTGGGACTTGACGACTACTTATTAGACATTTCCATAACGCCTAACAGACCCGATTGCGGTTCTATTTATGGCATTGCAAGAGAAATCGCTGTTATATTAAATAAGCCTTTAAAACCTATTGATGTTTCGTTTACTCCCTCAATTGATAAATGCGCTTGCGAATACGTCGATGTAAAAGTTCAAAGCCCCGAATTATGTCCAAATTATACATTGTCGGTTGTGGATAACTGCATAATTGAGCCTTCTCCAATGTGGCTTACACGTAGATTATTTGCGCTTGGACTTAGAAGTATAAACAATTATGTTGACATTACCAACTATGTTTTAATGGAATTAGGTCAGCCTATGCACGCATTTGACTATGCCGACTTGACCGACCACACAATTATAGTAAGAAGGGCAAACGAAGGCGAAAAGATAATTCCGCTAGATAATAAAGAATATGCATTGACAAAAGAATGTTTGGTAATCGCCGACAAAAATCGAGCAATAGGACTTGCCGGTATTATGGGCGGAGCAAATAGCGGTATTAAACCTACAACTGCCAGGGTTGCATTTGAGTCAGTCGTTTTTTCTAAGGAAAACATAAGAAAAAATAGTAAGATGTTAGGTATTCACTCTGATTCTTCGGCAAGATATGAAAAAGGCATTGACGACTTTACCTCATTACTTGCGACTAATCGAGCGCTACATTTAATAGAACAGCTTAACTGCGGTAAAATTGTAAAAGGGCAAGTTCACATTGGTAATTATTCTACTAAACGCAAATTAACCTTTAATTATGACGAATTTGAACGCATACTTGGTATTATTATTCCGCAAGAAGCAATTATTGATATTCTCAATAGATTAAATATTTCTACCACTATCGTAAATGGCGTTGTAGACTGTTTAATTCCCGAGTATAGGCAAGACGTTTCTTTGCCTTGCGATATTATCGAGGACGTAATTAGACTCTATGGTTACGACAAACTTACCTCAACTTTGCTCAACGGCACAAATATTACTTTTGGGGGCAAAACCACCGATAGAGTAGTAGCTGACAAAATTAAAAATATTCTCATAGGATTAGGGTTTAACGAAACTATAACTTATTCTTTTGGCGGTAAACAGCTGTTTGACAAGTTGTCGCTTACCAAAAATGCAGATTTAACCAAGAATATCCGTATAATAAATCCCTTAGGCGAGGAGTTTAGCATTATGCGGTCAACATTAGACGCTAATATGTTAGATATTTTTTCTACCAACGCTTTAAAGGGCAACTTTGATTTGTCGTTATTTGAGTATGGCAAAGTTTATATTCCAAAGTCGTTGCCACTTGAAGAATTGCCTTACGAGATTAAACAACTTTGTTTTGCGGTAACTGCAAATGACGGTTTTTATGTTGTTAAAGATATTTGCTTAGAAATACTAGCAAGTCTAGGCGTAGATATCGACAAGCTTGTATTAAAAGCTAGTAAAGTCGAACACTTGCACCCTAATATTTCTTGCGAAGTTTATTATGACGACATATTGCTTGCTTATTGCGGGCAAGTTCACCCAACAGTGCTAGATAATTTTGATTTAAAAGAAGTAGCGATAGCAAATTTAAATATTACTAATATTTTAAACTTTTACTCAACTGCTATAAAATATCGCACTATTTCAAAATTTCCTGCCATAGATAGAGATTTTGCTCTTGTTGTCGAAGAAAAAGTTACTGCAAAAGAAATTATTGACATAATTAAAAATAGTTGTAAACATTGCGAAAGCGTAAATGTTTTTGACGTATACAAGGGCGCTCAAATTGAGAAAGGAAAAAAGAGCGTGGCTTTATCGGTTAAATTTAGGGGCGAAAAGACCTTGCAAGAGAGCGATATAGAACACGAAATAAACAAATGTCTGTCTATCTTAAAAGATAAGGTAGGCGCGACGCTAAGGTAG
- a CDS encoding endonuclease MutS2, protein MINNKTLIKLEYQTIMSQVALKTRSELAKQKLSQFLPTCDISTVNLLLTQTQEAVEYVNSAISPDFTFDIVTPALERARICSTLSIREILSIGRLLRISRLLRESITNYASPKVQLLVDMATRLYFNKGLEELIETCFISAEEVADQASLLLATIRRKMKRVNIEIREKLNSYTRSKDLSVYMQDTIVTQRSGRYVIPIKQEYKGFVKGLIHDQSASGSTVFIEPLAIVNLNNDLKQLEMEESAEIERILIEFTHTICDIVSGLASNQEIISNLDIIFARANYSVDNKSTLPKINNRGYINLIKARHPLLDGNAVPITINLGDKFNVVVITGPNTGGKTVTLKTVGLMCLMAYSGLFIPTQEDSEIACFDDIFCDIGDEQSIEQSLSTFSSHIANIKYITENMTSNCLVLLDELGAGTEPNEGAALALAITQFLLQVKCKAVLTTHYGQLKEFSLITQGIENACMEFNPETFAPTYKLVLGLPGSSNAIEIASRLGLSQEIITNAKSKLSKEKVTFEQVLRRAEEVRQANETDREDILSTKKELSVQLKKAQSQNQILLEERDKLLKKTQLDIRQAVREAQEQANELIEQLKGIINSAEYDEATLFKARSVAKQIGSISYQTSEQEQDFFVGDKINPNQLTLGLEVFVKQLNSVGKVISIEKKGKVMVRCGSFSTKVDVGDLYENHSVKTKREINTSFHTQIRAESGKSEINLLGQTVAEAIENVDAFLDQAALSGLSEVRVVHGKGTGRLRSGLHTHLAKHHLVKEFRLGVYGEGEDGVTIVKLK, encoded by the coding sequence ATGATTAATAATAAAACTTTAATAAAACTAGAATATCAAACAATAATGTCGCAGGTTGCGCTCAAAACACGTAGCGAACTTGCAAAACAAAAGTTAAGTCAGTTTTTGCCGACTTGTGATATATCTACCGTCAACTTGTTGCTTACACAAACCCAAGAAGCCGTAGAATATGTTAATTCTGCAATTTCTCCCGACTTTACTTTTGACATTGTCACGCCTGCGCTTGAACGGGCAAGAATTTGTTCAACTCTATCTATAAGAGAAATTCTTTCAATAGGTAGGTTGCTACGCATTTCAAGGTTGCTTCGTGAAAGCATTACAAACTATGCAAGTCCTAAGGTACAACTTCTTGTAGATATGGCAACTAGACTATACTTTAATAAGGGGCTTGAAGAATTAATAGAAACTTGTTTTATTTCCGCCGAAGAAGTTGCCGACCAAGCAAGCTTGTTGCTTGCGACTATTCGCCGTAAAATGAAACGAGTAAATATTGAAATTCGTGAAAAACTTAATAGTTACACACGTTCCAAAGATTTATCGGTATATATGCAGGACACAATAGTTACTCAGCGTTCGGGTAGATATGTAATACCAATTAAACAAGAATATAAAGGCTTTGTAAAAGGACTAATTCACGACCAATCCGCATCGGGTTCGACGGTATTTATTGAACCTCTTGCGATTGTAAACTTAAATAATGATTTAAAGCAATTAGAAATGGAAGAAAGCGCCGAAATTGAACGTATTCTTATCGAATTTACTCACACGATTTGCGACATTGTTTCCGGGCTTGCAAGCAACCAAGAAATTATATCTAATCTTGATATAATATTTGCAAGAGCAAATTATTCGGTAGACAATAAGTCTACTCTACCTAAAATAAATAATAGGGGATATATTAATTTAATTAAGGCTCGTCACCCGCTATTAGATGGTAATGCCGTTCCCATAACCATAAACTTAGGCGACAAATTTAATGTAGTAGTAATCACCGGGCCTAATACCGGAGGTAAAACAGTTACGCTAAAAACCGTAGGGTTGATGTGTTTGATGGCTTATAGCGGACTATTTATTCCCACCCAAGAGGACAGCGAAATCGCTTGTTTTGACGATATATTTTGCGATATCGGCGACGAGCAAAGTATTGAACAAAGTCTTAGCACTTTTTCAAGCCACATTGCAAATATCAAATATATAACCGAAAATATGACTTCAAATTGTCTTGTTTTACTTGACGAACTAGGCGCAGGAACTGAGCCAAACGAGGGGGCGGCATTAGCCTTAGCTATTACGCAATTCCTCTTACAAGTCAAATGCAAGGCTGTGCTGACCACGCACTATGGGCAGTTAAAAGAATTTTCATTAATTACGCAGGGCATTGAGAACGCTTGTATGGAATTTAACCCCGAAACTTTTGCTCCCACCTATAAACTTGTGCTAGGACTTCCCGGCAGTTCAAACGCTATTGAAATAGCAAGTAGATTAGGTTTAAGTCAAGAAATAATTACAAATGCAAAGAGTAAATTATCCAAAGAAAAAGTCACGTTCGAACAAGTTTTGAGACGAGCCGAAGAAGTTAGACAAGCAAACGAAACTGACCGAGAAGATATTTTATCAACTAAAAAAGAACTTTCGGTTCAACTTAAAAAGGCGCAAAGTCAAAATCAAATTTTGCTTGAAGAGCGTGATAAACTACTTAAAAAAACGCAGTTAGATATTAGACAAGCCGTTAGAGAGGCGCAAGAACAAGCTAACGAGTTGATAGAACAGCTCAAAGGCATAATTAATTCTGCCGAGTATGACGAAGCGACTTTGTTTAAGGCTCGTTCGGTCGCAAAACAAATAGGTAGCATTTCTTATCAAACAAGCGAACAAGAGCAAGACTTTTTCGTAGGCGACAAAATTAATCCTAATCAATTAACGCTGGGGCTTGAAGTGTTTGTAAAGCAACTTAATTCTGTCGGCAAAGTTATTTCTATTGAAAAGAAAGGCAAAGTTATGGTGCGTTGCGGTAGTTTCTCTACAAAAGTAGACGTGGGCGATTTGTACGAAAACCATTCTGTAAAGACAAAACGTGAAATAAATACTTCTTTTCACACTCAAATTAGAGCTGAAAGCGGAAAAAGCGAGATAAATTTGTTGGGGCAAACCGTAGCCGAAGCCATAGAAAACGTAGACGCATTTTTAGACCAAGCTGCGCTTTCGGGGCTTAGCGAAGTAAGAGTTGTTCACGGCAAAGGCACAGGCAGGCTAAGAAGCGGACTACACACGCATTTAGCTAAACATCACCTAGTTAAAGAATTTAGGCTAGGGGTATATGGCGAAGGAGAAGACGGCGTAACAATCGTCAAACTTAAATAA